One Burkholderia sp. 9120 DNA window includes the following coding sequences:
- a CDS encoding 3-ketoacyl-ACP reductase FabG2 has translation MSRRVLVTGASRGIGRAIAYKLAADGFAVSVHCRTGRTEAEAVATGIAAQGGMARVLQFDVRERAVCRDVLEADVAAHGPYYGIVCSAGVTRDAAFPALTEEDWDIVIETGLDSFYNVVHPLTMPMVRARKGGRIVTIASVSGVMGNRGQVNYSAAKAGLIGASKALAVELATRNITVNCVAPGLIETGMLEELQLEHALKTVPMNRVGQPAEVASVVSFLMSDAASYVTRQVIGVNGGMV, from the coding sequence ATGAGCCGGCGTGTTCTCGTTACCGGCGCAAGCCGCGGCATTGGCCGTGCGATTGCGTACAAGTTGGCCGCCGACGGCTTCGCCGTCTCCGTGCATTGCCGCACGGGACGCACTGAAGCGGAAGCGGTTGCGACGGGCATCGCCGCGCAGGGCGGCATGGCGCGCGTGCTGCAATTCGACGTGCGCGAACGCGCGGTGTGCCGCGACGTGCTCGAAGCGGATGTCGCCGCGCACGGCCCGTACTACGGAATTGTCTGCAGCGCGGGCGTGACCCGCGACGCCGCATTTCCCGCGCTCACCGAAGAAGACTGGGACATCGTGATCGAAACCGGTCTCGACTCGTTTTACAACGTCGTGCATCCGCTGACCATGCCGATGGTGCGCGCCCGCAAGGGCGGCCGGATCGTCACGATCGCGTCGGTGTCCGGGGTGATGGGCAATCGCGGCCAGGTCAACTACAGCGCGGCGAAAGCCGGCCTGATCGGCGCGAGCAAGGCGCTCGCCGTCGAACTGGCGACGCGCAACATCACCGTCAACTGCGTGGCGCCGGGTCTGATCGAGACCGGCATGCTCGAAGAACTGCAACTCGAGCACGCGCTGAAGACGGTGCCGATGAACCGCGTCGGCCAGCCTGCCGAGGTGGCGTCCGTGGTCAGCTTCCTGATGTCGGATGCGGCCTCGTACGTCACGCGTCAAGTGATCGGCGTCAACGGTGGGATGGTGTGA
- a CDS encoding beta-ketoacyl-ACP synthase, translating to MKRVVITGMGGVTAFGDSWDAIEPRLRSGVNAVRRMPEWDYFESLHTRLACPLPEFKLPTHYPRKKTRSMGPVSMYSVRASELALADAGLADNDTIKDGRMGVAYGSSSGSVQPIRAFGTMLKTGSMGDVTSNSYVQMMPHTTAVNVSLFWDLKGRIIPTSCACASGSQAIGYAYEAIQSGKQTLMLAGGAEELSGPAVAVFDTLYATSTRNDEPHLTPRPFDAARDGLVVGEGAATLVLEEYEHAIARGARIHAEIVGFGCNSDGAHMTQPTAETMALAMQLALRDAQLPPEAIQYVNAHGTSTDRGDIAESHATAQTFGAHMPISSLKSYVGHTLGACGALEAWWTIEMMKRNWYAPTLNLSQVDPACAPLDYIVGTGREIDADYVMSNNFAFGGINTSLIFRRVR from the coding sequence ATGAAGCGTGTCGTCATTACCGGCATGGGCGGCGTCACGGCGTTCGGCGATAGCTGGGACGCGATCGAGCCGCGCCTGAGAAGCGGCGTGAACGCGGTGCGCCGCATGCCCGAATGGGATTACTTTGAGTCGCTGCATACGCGGCTCGCGTGTCCGTTGCCGGAATTCAAACTGCCCACGCACTATCCGCGCAAGAAGACCCGTTCCATGGGCCCCGTGTCGATGTATTCGGTGCGTGCCAGCGAACTCGCGCTCGCCGACGCCGGCCTCGCCGATAACGACACCATCAAGGACGGCCGCATGGGCGTCGCCTACGGTTCGTCGTCGGGCTCGGTGCAGCCGATCCGCGCGTTCGGCACGATGCTCAAAACCGGCTCGATGGGCGATGTCACATCGAACAGCTACGTGCAGATGATGCCGCACACCACGGCGGTCAACGTGAGCCTGTTCTGGGACCTCAAAGGGCGGATCATTCCGACCTCGTGCGCGTGCGCGTCGGGCAGTCAGGCGATCGGCTACGCGTATGAGGCGATCCAGAGCGGCAAGCAGACGCTGATGCTGGCGGGCGGTGCGGAAGAGTTGTCGGGCCCGGCGGTCGCCGTGTTCGACACGCTGTACGCGACCAGCACGCGCAACGACGAGCCGCATCTGACGCCGCGTCCGTTCGATGCCGCGCGCGATGGGCTCGTGGTCGGCGAAGGCGCGGCCACGCTGGTGCTCGAAGAATACGAACATGCCATCGCGCGGGGCGCGCGGATTCACGCGGAGATCGTCGGCTTCGGCTGCAATTCGGACGGCGCACACATGACCCAGCCGACCGCCGAAACCATGGCGCTCGCCATGCAACTCGCGCTGCGCGACGCGCAACTGCCGCCCGAAGCGATTCAGTATGTGAACGCGCACGGCACGTCGACGGATCGCGGCGATATCGCCGAAAGCCATGCGACCGCGCAGACCTTCGGCGCGCACATGCCGATCAGTTCGCTGAAGAGCTATGTCGGCCACACGCTCGGCGCGTGCGGCGCGCTCGAAGCGTGGTGGACCATTGAAATGATGAAGCGCAACTGGTACGCGCCGACCCTGAACCTGAGCCAGGTCGATCCGGCTTGCGCGCCGCTCGATTACATCGTCGGCACGGGCCGTGAGATCGACGCCGACTACGTGATGAGCAACAACTTCGCGTTCGGCGGCATCAACACGTCGCTGATATTCAGGCGCGTTCGATGA
- a CDS encoding beta-ketoacyl-[acyl-carrier-protein] synthase family protein, producing the protein MSVALQRVVVTGMGIVSCLGNTLDGVSAALRSGRSRIERIDAWRERGFGSQVAGVASVAHEPPFERKLERFMGDTARFACHAARQAIDDAGLAQARLHSPQAGTVIGSGVGNMLSYDAAMLIANARGIDKVPPYVVPHAMSSTASANVAQVFGLEGVSYSPSSACTTSALAIGQAMQLIQSGRQQIVLAGGSESLHDNMTLMFDSMGALSRRFNDTPQHASRPYDTARDGFVIASGAGVLVLEARDHALARGARIYAELTGFGDCTDSAGMVTPRAAGIARAMRGALSEAGKRPDYINAHAPSTPLGDVEELRALSDVFGAASDRSFGHGVPAFSSTKGMTGHPLGACGAHEAIYTLLMMRDGFIAGTAGIETPEPELGDLPLVRTTRDARIETAMSVSFGFGGSCASLMFEAWQGG; encoded by the coding sequence ATGAGCGTGGCGCTGCAACGGGTCGTCGTGACCGGCATGGGCATCGTGTCGTGCCTCGGCAATACGCTCGACGGCGTGTCCGCCGCGTTGCGCTCGGGTCGCTCGCGGATCGAACGGATCGACGCGTGGCGCGAGCGCGGCTTCGGCTCGCAGGTGGCGGGCGTGGCCTCGGTCGCGCACGAGCCGCCGTTCGAGCGCAAGCTCGAGCGCTTCATGGGCGACACCGCGCGCTTCGCCTGTCACGCCGCACGCCAGGCGATCGACGACGCCGGGCTCGCGCAAGCCCGGTTGCATTCGCCGCAAGCGGGCACGGTGATCGGCTCGGGCGTCGGCAACATGCTGAGTTACGACGCGGCCATGCTGATCGCCAACGCGCGCGGCATCGACAAGGTGCCGCCGTACGTCGTGCCGCACGCAATGAGCAGCACCGCGTCGGCCAACGTCGCGCAGGTGTTCGGGCTCGAAGGCGTCAGCTATTCGCCGTCGTCGGCGTGTACCACGTCGGCGCTCGCAATCGGGCAGGCCATGCAACTGATTCAGAGCGGCCGCCAGCAGATCGTGCTGGCCGGCGGCAGCGAATCATTGCACGACAACATGACGCTGATGTTCGATTCGATGGGCGCGTTGTCGCGGCGCTTCAACGACACGCCGCAGCACGCCTCGCGGCCTTACGACACGGCGCGCGACGGCTTCGTGATCGCCTCGGGCGCCGGCGTGCTGGTGCTCGAAGCGCGCGATCACGCGCTGGCGCGCGGCGCGCGGATCTACGCGGAGCTGACCGGTTTCGGCGACTGCACCGACAGCGCCGGCATGGTCACGCCGCGCGCGGCCGGCATCGCGCGGGCCATGCGCGGTGCGCTGAGCGAAGCGGGCAAGCGGCCCGACTACATCAACGCGCACGCGCCCTCGACACCGCTCGGCGACGTCGAAGAACTGCGCGCGCTGAGCGACGTGTTCGGCGCCGCGTCCGACCGGTCCTTTGGCCACGGCGTGCCGGCGTTCTCGTCGACCAAAGGCATGACCGGGCATCCGCTCGGCGCGTGCGGCGCGCACGAGGCGATCTATACGTTGCTGATGATGCGCGACGGCTTCATCGCGGGGACGGCGGGGATCGAGACACCCGAACCGGAGTTGGGCGATTTGCCGCTCGTGCGCACTACGCGCGACGCGCGGATCGAGACGGCGATGTCGGTGTCGTTCGGGTTCGGCGGCAGTTGCGCGAGCCTGATGTTTGAAGCGTGGCAAGGCGGCTGA
- a CDS encoding hotdog family protein, with protein sequence MTTTTLTPTTPAATQTPTSTPTPTHEQLLQQPIEAIIPHRGTMLLIDAVEAFDDDTLSARATVHADAWYADADGAMPAWLGIELMAQTIAAHVALLAMRGGGRARPGVLLGSRSYKALEPSFSGGAQLRVHVTELLRSEEGHGAYECTIQHGDLHCAEAVIKVFQPPDFQSFIEGSFSS encoded by the coding sequence ATGACTACGACGACGCTAACCCCAACCACGCCGGCTGCGACGCAAACGCCAACGTCGACACCGACGCCAACTCACGAGCAACTGCTGCAACAGCCGATCGAAGCGATCATCCCGCATCGCGGCACCATGCTGCTGATCGACGCCGTGGAAGCCTTCGACGACGACACGCTGAGCGCGCGCGCCACCGTCCACGCCGATGCCTGGTACGCGGACGCCGACGGCGCGATGCCCGCATGGCTCGGCATCGAACTGATGGCGCAGACGATCGCCGCGCATGTCGCGTTGCTGGCCATGCGCGGCGGCGGCCGCGCGCGGCCCGGTGTCCTGCTCGGCTCGCGCAGTTACAAAGCGCTGGAGCCGTCGTTCAGCGGCGGCGCACAACTGAGAGTTCACGTCACCGAACTGCTGCGCAGCGAAGAAGGCCACGGCGCGTACGAATGCACGATCCAACACGGCGATCTGCACTGCGCGGAGGCCGTCATCAAGGTGTTTCAACCGCCCGATTTTCAGTCATTCATTGAGGGGAGTTTCAGTTCATGA
- a CDS encoding beta-ketoacyl-[acyl-carrier-protein] synthase family protein yields MKAPSVYLHALGMINALGGDLDHIAPALAAAQSPGMGSAHTGIGEAFVGSVLAPLDLAPPAELARYDCRNNRLLLAALTQIAPAVEVARERYGAHRIGVVLGTSTSGIEAAEAAFVYRAQAGSLPASFNYRQMEIGTAAPFAAAVLGLRGPAFTISTACTSSAKAFASARRLLQLQLCDAVVVGGVDSLCELTVQGFASLESTSAVRTNPMSRNRCGINVGEGAAVFLMSRDEATVRLAGVGESSDAHHISAPDPQGVGGELALREALADAGVASSAIGYVNLHATATRKNDEMEAGLMARVFPEGVAASGTKPLTGHQLGAAGATELGFAWLTLSRDDVPLPRHVWDGEADPSLPALDLVENERFLPRGADSQYVMSNSFAFGGSNVSLILAR; encoded by the coding sequence ATGAAAGCGCCATCAGTTTATTTGCACGCGCTCGGCATGATCAACGCGCTCGGCGGCGACCTCGACCACATCGCTCCGGCGCTCGCCGCCGCGCAGTCGCCCGGCATGGGCAGCGCGCATACGGGAATCGGCGAGGCGTTCGTCGGCAGCGTGCTCGCGCCGCTCGATCTGGCGCCGCCCGCCGAACTCGCGCGTTACGACTGCCGCAACAACCGTCTGCTGCTCGCCGCGTTGACGCAGATCGCCCCCGCCGTCGAGGTCGCGCGCGAACGTTACGGCGCGCACCGGATCGGCGTGGTGCTCGGCACCAGCACGTCGGGCATCGAAGCGGCCGAAGCCGCATTCGTCTATCGGGCGCAGGCCGGCAGCTTGCCCGCGAGCTTCAATTACCGGCAGATGGAAATCGGCACCGCCGCGCCGTTCGCCGCCGCTGTGCTCGGATTGCGTGGGCCGGCGTTCACGATTTCGACGGCCTGCACGTCGAGCGCGAAGGCGTTTGCGTCGGCGCGTCGTCTGCTGCAGTTGCAGTTGTGCGATGCGGTGGTGGTGGGCGGCGTCGATTCGCTGTGCGAGTTGACGGTGCAGGGTTTCGCCTCGCTCGAATCGACCAGCGCCGTGCGCACTAATCCGATGAGCCGCAATCGCTGTGGCATCAACGTCGGCGAAGGCGCCGCGGTGTTTCTGATGAGCCGCGACGAAGCGACGGTGCGGCTCGCGGGCGTCGGCGAGTCGAGCGACGCGCATCACATCTCGGCGCCGGACCCGCAAGGCGTGGGCGGCGAACTCGCGCTGCGCGAAGCGCTCGCGGATGCGGGCGTCGCGTCGTCGGCGATCGGCTATGTGAATCTGCATGCCACCGCCACACGCAAGAACGACGAGATGGAAGCCGGCCTGATGGCGCGAGTCTTCCCCGAGGGCGTCGCGGCGAGCGGCACCAAGCCGCTGACCGGCCACCAGCTCGGCGCTGCCGGCGCCACGGAACTCGGCTTCGCGTGGCTGACGCTGTCGCGCGACGACGTGCCGCTGCCGCGTCATGTGTGGGACGGCGAGGCCGATCCTTCACTACCGGCGTTGGACCTCGTCGAGAACGAGCGCTTTCTGCCGCGCGGCGCGGATTCGCAGTACGTGATGAGCAATTCGTTTGCTTTCGGCGGCAGCAATGTCAGCCTGATTCTGGCCCGGTAA